One genomic window of Camelina sativa cultivar DH55 chromosome 5, Cs, whole genome shotgun sequence includes the following:
- the LOC109132945 gene encoding glutathione S-transferase T3-like, which translates to MDSTNPFGFQPYNFMNLLNSQKNSNVSNNSAQTSQPVQFSSPFSSQPIQFSDPFSSQPIQFSSPFSSQPINLSTQSESEDCIEVTVDDNEEDGGRGSRKRWTAYEDINLISAWLNTSKDPVVSNEQRLDSFWVRVAAYYKANGGGTGSNGRGASQCKARWNKINHQVNKFVGCYTQASNRKKSGESEDDVIKVAHEIYMNDIKKPFILEHCWRELKHDQKWIMEECSSKRTKLQSDGTYSSSPANDGAEMRPPGVKAAKKKGKKPASVSIDVEDGSVGKLDRIIAMKDQEQAAKERHAKMRLLDSLINKGELTPAEVILRDKLLDQMLTNI; encoded by the coding sequence ATGGATTCTACAAACCCTTTTGGTTTTCAACCTTATAATTTCATGAatcttttgaattctcaaaaaaaCTCAAACGTTTCTAATAATTCTGCACAAACCTCTCAGCCTGTCCAATTTAGCTCtccattctcttctcagcctaTCCAATTTAGCGAtccattctcttctcagcctaTTCAATTTAGCTCTCCATTCTCTTCTCAACCTATTAATCTAAGCACTCAATCAGAATCTGAAGACTGTATTGAAGTTACGGTGGACgacaatgaagaagatggaggcAGAGGAAGTAGGAAGAGGTGGACTGCATATGAGGATATCAACCTCATAAGCGCCTGGTTAAACACAAGCAAGGATCCAGTTGTAAGTAATGAGCAGCGGTTAGATAGCTTCTGGGTGAGAGTCGCTGCCTACTACAAAGCGAATGGTGGAGGGACCGGTTCAAACGGTCGAGGGGCTAGTCAATGCAAGGCAAGGTGGAACAAGATAAACCATCAAGTTAACAAGTTTGTTGGATGTTACACACAAGCCAGTAATAGAAAGAAGAgtggagaatcagaagatgatgtgATCAAAGTGGCGCATGAGATTTACATGAACGACATCAAAAAGCCATTTATTCTAGAGCATTGCTGGAGGGAACTGAAgcatgatcagaaatggatcaTGGAGGAATGCAGTTCCAAGAGGACAAAGCTACAATCAGACGGAACATACTCTTCGAGTCCAGCCAATGATGGAGCTGAGATGAGGCCTCCGGGGGTTAAAGCTgcaaagaaaaaagggaaaaaacctGCCTCAGTGAGTATtgatgttgaagatggttcGGTGGGAAAGTTAGATCGTATAATAGCAATGAAGGATCAAGAACAAGCAGCTAAGGAGAGACACGCCAAGATGAGATTGCTAGACAGTCTGATTAACAAGGGTGAACTAACACCCGCTGAAGTTATACTTAGGGACAAACTGCTTGatcaaatgttgacaaacatCTAG
- the LOC104788025 gene encoding zinc-finger homeodomain protein 11-like isoform X1 — protein MDLSSKTKQQLKTSLPIVAGEMGVCYKECLKNHAANLGGHALDGCGEFMPSPTATSTDPSSLRCAACGCHRNFHRRDPSDNLNFLIPPPISSPSGTESPPSRHVSSPVPCSYYTSAPPHHVLLSLSSGFPGPSDQDPTVGRSDNSSRGAMRKRTRTKFTPEQKIKMRAFAEKAGWKINGCDEKSVREFCNEVGIERGVLKVWMHNNKYSLLNGKNREIEHGLCLNTTHSCNNDGDGSSSS, from the coding sequence ATGGATTTgtcttccaaaacaaaacaacaacttaaaaCCTCTCTTCCCATCGTCGCCGGAGAAATGGGTGTTTGTTACAAAGAGTGTTTGAAAAACCACGCGGCTAACCTCGGCGGCCATGCTCTCGACGGTTGCGGCGAGTTTATGCCGAGTCCCACCGCTACTTCCACCGATCCTTCTTCTCTCCGTTGCGCCGCTTGTGGCTGCCACCGTAACTTCCACCGCCGTGACCCTTCCGATAATCTCAACTTCCTCATCCCGCCGCCGATTTCCTCTCCCTCCGGCACTGAATCGCCGCCGTCTCGTCACGTTTCTTCACCCGTTCCTTGCTCTTACTACACCTCAGCTCCTCCTCACCACGtgcttctctctctcagctCCGGCTTCCCTGGACCGTCAGATCAAGATCCAACGGTGGGTAGGTCAGACAACAGCTCAAGAGGAGCAATGAGGAAACGGACGAGGACCAAGTTCACACCTGAGCAGAAGATCAAGATGAGAGCGTTCGCTGAGAAAGCAGGTTGGAAGATCAACGGCTGTGATGAAAAGTCGGTGAGAGAGTTCTGTAACGAAGTTGGGATCGAGAGAGGAGTTCTTAAAGTGTGGATGCATAACAACAAGTACTCACTTCTCAACGGCAAGAACAGAGAGATCGAACATGGTCTGTGTCTGAACACGACTCACAGCTGTAACAATGATGGTGATGGGTCTTCGTCTTCTTGA